The following coding sequences are from one Maniola jurtina chromosome 14, ilManJurt1.1, whole genome shotgun sequence window:
- the LOC123871908 gene encoding uncharacterized protein LOC123871908, translating into MSGASEEFDENEIGGFLVEEKTKYYESPANSISLKGELPEAQDYKVYDYPQQEIERIRDRRESDFIPMKEDSSQEKFLMPLYCITAIFAGIMIVGPFLVKRGPNRGIIQASILLTAFCMWIFWFTIYFGTMNPLMGPRLENTTVAWIAYKLGKPFNTT; encoded by the exons aTGTCAGGAGCATCCGAAGAATTTGATGAAAACGAGATTGGTGGTTTTTTGGTTGaggaaaaaacaaaatatt ACGAATCGCCTGCAAATTCAATCTCATTAAAGGGAGAACTACCCGAGGCACAGGACTACAAAGTCTATGACTATCCTCAGCAAGAGATTGAGCGTATCCGTGATAGAAGAGAGAGTGACTTTATTCCTATGAAAGAAGATTCTTCGCAGGAGAAGTTTCTTATGCCGCTTTACTGTATTACTGCTATTTTCGCCGGTATAATGATAGTTGGGCCGTTTTTAGTAAAGCGAGGACCTAATAGAGG AATCATTCAAGCCAGCATCTTGCTTACAGCATTTTGTATGTGGATTTT CTGGTTCACAATATACTTTGGCACAATGAATCCACTAATGGGACCGCGTCTAGAAAATACGACTGTAGCTTGGATCGCATACAAATTG GGTAAACCATTCAATACGACTTGA